Proteins encoded within one genomic window of Candidatus Binatia bacterium:
- the trpF-2 gene encoding N-(5'-phosphoribosyl)anthranilate isomerase has product MPGPVRVQIAGVASWEEALFAASEGADALGFPLRLPTGDPDLSEEAVRAIVAKLPVFVDAVAITYVETAQEAIDLCRFLGVTVLQLHGEFPGAETRRIRAALPYLRIVRAVPVTGPEALDEARRLEREADALILDTYDPRTGRRGATGLVHDWNVSREIARAVRVPVILAGGLRPENVGQAIETVRPWAVDVHTGVEEPDGTRSLAKIREFIRRAKAAGAVEP; this is encoded by the coding sequence GTGCCGGGTCCCGTCCGCGTCCAGATCGCCGGAGTCGCGAGCTGGGAGGAGGCGCTCTTTGCGGCCAGCGAAGGCGCGGACGCCCTGGGCTTCCCCCTGCGGCTTCCTACCGGCGACCCGGACCTCTCCGAAGAGGCCGTCCGTGCCATCGTGGCGAAGCTACCCGTTTTCGTCGACGCGGTCGCGATCACGTACGTCGAGACCGCGCAAGAAGCCATCGACCTCTGCCGCTTTCTCGGCGTCACCGTTCTCCAGCTCCACGGGGAGTTCCCCGGCGCGGAAACCCGCCGCATCCGCGCCGCCCTGCCCTACCTCCGCATCGTTCGCGCCGTCCCGGTCACGGGACCCGAAGCCCTCGACGAAGCACGGCGACTCGAGCGGGAAGCCGACGCGCTGATCCTCGACACGTACGATCCCCGAACGGGCCGGCGCGGAGCGACGGGCCTCGTGCACGACTGGAACGTGAGTCGCGAGATCGCGCGAGCGGTCCGCGTCCCCGTGATCCTCGCGGGCGGTCTCCGGCCGGAGAACGTCGGGCAGGCCATCGAGACCGTGCGGCCCTGGGCCGTCGACGTCCACACGGGCGTGGAAGAGCCCGACGGAACGCGGAGTCTCGCGAAGATCCGCGAGTTCATCCGGCGGGCCAAGGCGGCGGGCGCGGTCGAGCCCTGA